accttgagagtttgcaaaactgatttgtaaacattgtgcttgtaaccggaaccttcattcgtattaatacaagtggtgttaatcggtgaacctttgtgtgtttgtgtttatacttgtttcatctcggtttgcttgctagcttggattgcgcactcgctagtgggtttgtataacaaggtttaggttcgtcatcctccgagagggacctacacaCCCCCTAATCACGAACATCCTTGAGTTGTAGATCTTGAACTCCGAACAGTTTTATCTTCTCGAATCTTCTCGGTATTTAACACTTCACATGTATCTTCTTATTCATGAACCTTGCTCCTCACGAACTTGCTTTACTTGAACTCTCTTCACACGGACTTGCTTCACACTTGTCTTGACCATACTTGATTTGTATCACACGAACCTTTTCTTATGTAGTTGTCTCAACACGAACTCCACCGGTCTTGATTAACTTGCCCATCATCATATCACATGATCGGAATCCATTTCTCATAGATTTTGATAAACTGACTCACTCAGATTTGTCTTGCGGTTGTATCACACAACAATTTTTGACCCAGTCACAGGATACGCGTGTCTTCTTGATTTATCTTCTTCACGGTTGTCTCTCACAACGAGTTCTTCGTTATTGATTGCTTCCCTCACGGATTCTTCGCTTTGATCCGATCCACTCACTGGACTGTTTTATCATACCTTTCACAGGTTATCTCCGCATCACACGGTTCTTCCCCTTGATCGTATCACACGACCAAGTTTCACGTTTCTATTTCTCTTCAGCGTCTAGGCACATCAGAAGTGCcggttcatcatcatcttcttctattTCGACCAATAGTGTCTCACTTTCTTTGGTTTTCTTGGTTGGGCATTCATAGGCATAGTGCCCAAGTTTCTCACTTCTATAGCAAGTGATTTTTGACTTATCTCTCATAGTCGGTGTCTCTTGCTTGCTATCATCACTTTGTGGTTTGTCGGTTCCTTCCGACTCGTAAGAGGTGTGTCCTTCACCCCTATGTTGATAATTTCCTCTCCCTCGGCCTCGTGACGGACGGAATCTCCCTCGTCCATGATTTCCAACATGTTGTCCATGACCCGCATACAGGAGTTCTTCTAGATTGTTCACGGGGCTTTCCTTTTTCTTCAACTTTAACCTTTCTTCATACGTTTTTAATTTTCCGACCGCTTCTTCTAGCGTCATAGTTTCTAGATCGGAGTATTGTTCCATGGAGGCAACTATTTGAGTAAACTTACCCAGTACGCCATTTAGGAGTTTGCGTACTAGAGTCGGTTGACTCAACGTCGTTCCTACTTCAGTTGCCCGGGTAACGATACTATTAATCTTTGCGGTAAATGAATCAATAGTGTCGTCATCCTTCATTTGCAACAATTCAAATTCTGATAATAGCGTGTGCATACGCGCCTTTTGTACCCGATCAACACCAACGTGTCTAACCTTTAGATTATCCCAAATTTCCTTTGCAGTCTTACAActtgcaacttgcaatacaacATCTTCTGGTATTGCTTGAAACAAATATGCAATTGCAGACTTATCTTTCTTAATGTCTACCGTTGCATTTTCTGCTGGTTCAATCGTTTCCCATAAACCATTCGCTTCAAGAATCGTCTTGATACGAATAGCCCAAAccgtatagtttgttggtttcagaatcggacactgaaactgggaaaGAGAACTTCCTTCCTTCTGTATTATTATCTGATTTTGTCCGGATGTTCCTGACATGACTTCTTGCCGAACAATCTTTACTTTTACTAAACTTTTACTTTCTTGGTTTCAATAGATCTCACAATCCCACGATTACCCGAATCgtgtaacaatcaaacaatctAATTCACACTAAACCCCGGAATCAACAATCCTAGATTCCTAACCAATAACCCGGTTCAACCGTATCACCCTAGAACCGAACCCTTAAACAAAATTCTGAATTAAAACTTGCGAATTGAAAACGAAAttgaaacctgatcgcgaattccctgcgatgccttgcgattcccacgcctagagcctgatgctctgataccaattgatgctctgataccaattgttggccccaaaatggatcttgatctctagaacgtgataaacaaacttgtataACTTGAACAATAATCGAAACACAATCTGAATGTGTGTATATGTACAACTGATTTCGAATGAGAGTTAATGTGGTGTACAAATGAAAAACAAAtgacccctatttatagttttcaaCGGGTGCGATCCAATAGACACGTCTCTTCACGAACGGGTGTGTCTCTAGATTGTGTGGATGAGAATGAATCATGAAGAGGTGTGTCCATAAGTCAAAAGTCGCGTCCCTTTCCTTCTTGTGGCTGCCGATCGCGAACAGACATGTCTCTAAGGAGACATGTCTTTTCCTTTAGTGAAGCGGTTATAATCTTTCAGTTTTACATCTTCAGTCCCCATACTTTGTAACCGCCAAGTAACCGCCATCTAAATAACTATAACTATATACACAATAACCCTTGTACTTAAGGATGTGTAGAGATTAAGGATTTCATTCACCCCCCTAATCTTGAACATCCTTGAGTCGTAGATCTTGAACTCCGAGTAGCTTTATCATCTCGAGTCTCCTTGGTATCTAACATTTCACATGGATCTTTTATTCTCGAACTTTGCTTCTCACGAACTTGCTTCTCACTAACCATGTTCTTCACGAACCTTGCTTCACACGAATACTTTGCTTCACACTTGTCTTGACCGCACTTGATTTGTATCACATGAATCTTTTCTTGTGTTGTTGTCTCAACACGAACTTCACCCAGTCTTGATTGACCTGCCCACTATCATATCATATGACTTGCATCCATCTCGCATAGATTTTTAAGACAATCTGACCCACTCAGTTTCTTCTTGCGGTTCTATTACACAAATAGTCTTTCATCTGACCCAGTCACAGGATACGTATGTCTTTTGCTTGTTTTATCTCTTTCACGGTTGTCTCTCACAACGGGTTCTTCATCTTTGATTGCTTCCCTCACGGATTCTTCGCTTTGATCCGATCTAGTCACTGAACTATTTTATTGTACCTTTCACAGGTTATCTCCGCATCACACGATTCTTCTTTCCTTCGACTCCTCACAAATCGACTACACTTCTCCACACGGTTtcgatgtaacaccccaaaattcgaattattaaattcgttagcatgttgccatgtttaataaaatgagatacaataactaagttaataaacctagttaaatgcctatTAGATAAGCTAAATGATGAAACTTGTGGCATATATGATAGTAAGTTAAAACTTGAGGGACTTAGAGTGCCAAACTTGGAAGttaatttattaaaacaaaaatctaacacacacaaggtgtgtgtgCGTGAGAATGATCAGGAACAAGGGGAAACCCTTGTTCTTCAACTACTTACAAGAACTCAAAAATTGAACCTGATTTTGAGAAGAAATCGAATGCATGAGGCTAGGTACAACTTAATCTAAGTGTATTGATCATAAGGTAAGTTCCAATTTATGATTTGATCatcttgtatgaagtgggttattgATTAATCCACGAATTGGTATGAAATTAAGCGTGATTATGTGTTAGAATCGTTATATAAAACGTGTATTATGTATGATTCCAActaatttgatgatttaagaaGAAACCCACAATTTTGAATGAAGTAGCGACATGGGTGTTCTACCCATGTCCAATCCTTGTTTGATGTATTTGTTACTAGCTTGAAATGGGTTTTGTGATGTTAGTTTAGGGTGAATTGtaagaatggaatgtgattttgaacaCTCTTTTGGTGATTAGAATTTTGAAGTTAATGGCTATGCTTGAACtagttgtaaactatgcatagtagattgtacgcacaccaagtgtttgataaaatgactaggtgaagctagaaagtgaaattgtatgaaaattgTAAGTTTACATGTATAGAAAGCGGTTGTGATAAAAGTAGTAGTTTACTAACTTGAAAAATATGCTTTAGATGGAACTCGTATACGAATTCGGGTTGAAAGTATATGTTGGTCAAAtttatgcattaggagcttgtaccTTGTGCTTGAATGGTGTAATGCTCACCTTGTATTAGATGTGCTTGAATCAAGGTGATTAAGAGCGAAGGTGTATGATATGTGAAAGTATATGTAAGCGAATGTGTATGCGagtatgattatgtgatcatgtggttgtaagtaCTTTAGCATCATAAGTACGAAATGTACATAGTGTCGTATGGTAGGTGCTAAATTAATATGTGTTTTATGCGTTAACATGATGGATTGCATGAGTCTAGAAAGATGTGGTTTTGGATATATGCTTTATGATTATTAGACTTGAtcatgaaagtcaaatgtgagttACGCTTTTGATATGATCATTATATGTGAAATCGTGTACACTAACAAGGATGTGATTGCGGTAACATGAAAGCATTAGGGATCATGTGGACGTGGACTCAAGCACGAaagactaacgggtcaagagggGACAAGGAAGCCAATGCGAAAAtggacgctcaaggtaagtgattccgtaatcacttcttagttattTATGTAAAGTTATATGCAACTTAACTAGGTATGGTAATTGAGGTCGAATaggaacaaatggtatgatattgatgaagtattaaacggatctcagctttgatccgagcaaggtatgcGTGATTAAGAATCATAACTAGGTAGTAGGATTGGTTGCTTATGCAAGGTAGTGCTTGTTGTTAATAATGGggcaaagttgacaaaaacgcccttggtggggatttcgggtaaacgaccttaaaagtcatttggaagtgagctattcgattagagtaatgtctttGTCTAGTATGAAAGtgaagtatagggttttgtatgttatagaccttttaatgtataaatacccataacgggtcgaataattcataagtgaataataagccgatagtgtaagttaagaatttccttaatccggatatgggattttaagttcatatgatagaatgtgaatttacaagcatgtaggaagaaacgggaggttaaacgggtaaacggttcaaaagttatgcgcgttttagtgcgtacggacgacgaaacggagctgcagaaaaatgcaaaatctagagggcgtcgccgacgggcatgggggcgtcgccgacgggctctagaaaatcagtttttgtgctgatgggttaattacctgtctacgggtttttgggctacgggtaaatgcaaggcccgtcgccgacggccctaggggcgtcggtgacggccttcccaagtcccaaaagctgaaatcttgttatttaagttaatttatgtaccgtgggcttcggtttgatatccgtggactacggcggactttccaaacatgattttgaaggtTCCTTggatgtttatgggctataaagctaagtctaaggCACACGTTAATAATGTATGGATATataagaggtacgcgtgatctagtaTGTGTTCGTTAAAGTATGTACATATGTAGATAAGCAAGTTTGTGTGTTTGTATGTATTTGTATACGTATGTAGAAGTTATGTAAGCATGTGTGCAGGCATACACGTATGTATGTTTATAACTCCAAGTGTACGTATGTAGTAGGATATGTAGTTATGCTTAATGAAatgtatgagtgtatgtacgtatgcctagttgtaggaaggatatgtaagtatgtagttgtgtatgtaggtatgtataagggtatgtatgagtgtatgtacgtatgtaggtgtatatgtatgtgggtatgtaagtaCATATATGTGTATGATTTAGACACATTGAGGATTAACGTTAttaatggtgtaccttgagaatgataagtaatgcaggtacattcatGAAGCCTcgccaggaaatggatacgcagatgaaatgcttgaaGTTTGATAAAGAACGAGATGTGAAGTGTATACGAATGATCTTGTTTATACATTGTGTGCTAATGTctttgaatgtatgtggtgaatgcaggttgtgcgggtcacggaggatcatcaaggaataaagatcaaagaccgagtcacttaagggattgtacggggttgtctaaggatgtaaattGTTATACATAAGCTATGATTTATTCTATAACTGAGTCAGTTTTTCGTATTTGATATAAAAGAGTTATTATaaaagtgaactttcaagtaagacgtaaggtttataatgaaagaatttTTATGGCacgaacttccgctgcgactttcgctaattacgtgttagggtgttacaagttggtatcagagccctggtttgagagaatcaagtacaagaaagtaagtacttgaactcaaacttgtgtgctcttatgataaggaacccgtacaatccaagactcgatcaaggcctaaaggcaaaagcaaatgtaagtatgtattagctTATGTAATTGAAGGAAattaatagtatgttatgtgaagggtaagcgcaatTGTTTGGAAGGGATGATCCGCGgatgcggtctaggaccgacatcaaggcaagtaataaggcgaattgaccccaggtacgtaaaccTAACGTGCGGGCATATGAAATGGTATAattaagcaagtgaaagaaaatttTTAGCAAAATATAATAACGACATAATAAATAAGTTGAAAAGGTTACACGAGCCGAAACTAAATTCTTCGACATAAGGTGGCaattacacgaaggcacgaaactagtacgtggaatgtgtacctggccagtacacaagaaacgtatgacgttcgtgagaccgtgataattattacaggtatgtctgatagagtttggtagcagctaggcgtgtgggtgaaatgggtagtaagactctcgggggATTGAGAGTACCTTGtaggaatgaaagatgtgaatgcaatgcttgaatccgcgagacggattcaaggaatgaaagatgtgaatgcaatgcttgaatccgcgagacggattcaaggaatgaaatatgcgaatgcaatgcttgaatccgcgagacggattcaaggaatgaaagataagaatgatgcaaatcccttgcggatttggttatgataGCGAATGCTAtgataagctatgcaagtcgacaggttcaagttgaacaagtcgagtaaggataaggtaccatccgtttagaacgggtggtcgcgaatgcaataacgaatgtatgaagttcaatccgttatacggatagaacgaaagatttatgttgaaagcagTTAACCCGATGTGACCGGGTCGTAAGcggtatgcttgaatctcattatgagagtatatgccattacccctttaattgggtaatcgaatgtgtGAAGGAAATGAAAGTATATGAGCAAATGGAACTAAAATATTAGTATTGTAAGCGAAATAAGTATTATGACTAACTTTTAAAACGGGAAGGCAAGTGTTTGCAAGAAAACACTGGAACAATGAAGTGATGAGATCGTAAGCATATCTGAATTGAAAAGAAGTACAAACATGTACCTCGACacgtatgtatatataaataaaaagaatgaTATAATAAGAAATGGCCATGTATTGACCCATTATAAATAGGTCTAACCCACTAATGTCTTAAGAAGGAATTGAGAAAGTATTGATATATAAATGAGGTGATGTGATGAACGGGTCATGCGGGTCAGATGGCGATTGCCATTTGGACTCATTAGTTAATGTTTTGATATGTTAAGTTTTGTACTCATAGGTGAGCTTGATGAATGGACACGTAATGTCACTAATCGGGAAGGAATGATCTTCGTAAGGTATGGATAACAAATCAATGGAATCTACTTCCGAGAGGTATGTATAAAAAGGGGTGTAACTTTAATAGGAGGTTAGTACTCGACTAGAGATGGGTGTGTCAGGAtagaatgtatatatatatatatatatacatatacacacacaaaccGTAATGCAAAATGTAGAGTGAATTTCAAAATGTTTGTAATGATCGACTGGTGGTATTGAAATTGAATGCTAgtaactgtggaaattctgatagaatatAAGAAACGACAAGTATCGATAAGAAATGCTAaccttgatgctcggcttgttggccatgttcatttgaacaagacattgtAGAAAATATATGCATGACATAAATAACAATagtaaccatggaaataatgCTTAGTCTTTGTGATTTAAGTACGGATAAGTAAGTTTAAGAAGGGCGATCTTAGTTGTAATAATAAGTCCTTGAATGATTATAGTATGCGTATGGTAATATACCGACCCCTCCTATGAGCTTAAAGGTAATCAGAAGTAATgatagtaatggaatgtttaGGATGGCTCATAGTGAACAAAATAAAAGATAGCATATGGTGTATGAGTAGTATGAAATaatcgatttatttcgattagtAAATATATGAATGTAATATGTTTAAATAGGAAGTTAGAAATAAGCCATAGACTAGGGTTTGTACGATTAATAATTGTATACAATTGAAATAAATCCAATGAATGAAACGCTAGTGATGGTATGCGCTAGGAGCTAGcaatataaagtaaaagacactaataagagctctggagcagAATCTGACATAAGTATTGTGGATGAACAACTAGAAAGGGGTAAGAGTAGAATTGGTTTGGTAAGAACGagcaaggtttcggggacgaaaccttctttaaggggggtagacttgtaacaccccaaaattcgaattattaaattcgttagcatgttgccatgtttaataaaatgagatacaataactaagttaataaacctagttaaatgcctatTAGATAAGCTAAATGATGAAACTTGTGGCATATATGATAGTAAGTTAAAACTTGAGGGACTTAGAGTGCCAAACTTGGAAGttaatttattaaaacaaaaatctaacacacacaaggtgtgtgtgtgcgtgagaaTGATCAGGAACAAGGGGAAACCCTTGTTCTTCAACTACTTACAAGAACTCAAAAATTGAACCTGATTTTGAGAAGAAATCGAATGCATGAGGCTAGGTACAACTTAATCTAAGTGTATTGATCATAAGGTAAGTTCCAATTTATGATTTGATCatcttgtatgaagtgggttattgATTAATCCACGAATTGGTATGAAATTAAGCGTGATTATGTGTTAGAATCGTTATATAAAACGTGTATTATGTATGATTCCAActaatttgatgatttaagaaGAAACCCACAATTTTGAATGAAGTAGCGACATGGGTGTTCTACCCATGTCCAATCCTTGTTTGATGTATTTGTTACTAGCTTGAAATGGGTTTTGTGATGTTAGTTTAGGGTGAATTGTAAGAATGGAATGTGAGTTTGAACACTCTTTTGGTGATTAGAATTTAGAAGTTAATGGCTATGCTTGAACtagttgtaaactatgcatagtagattgtacgcacaccaagtgtttgataaaatgactaggtgaagctagaaagtgaaattgtatgaaaattgTAAGTTTGCATGTATAGAAAGCGGTTGTGATAAAAGTAGTAGTTTACTAACTTGAAAAATATGCTTTAGATGGAACTCGTATACGAATTCGGGTTGAAAGTATATGTTGGTCAAAtttatgcattaggagcttgtaccTTGTGCTTGAATGGTGTAATGCTCACCTTGTATTAGATGTGCTTGAATCAAGGTGATTAAGAGCGAAGGTGTATGATATGTGAAAGTATATGTAAGCGAATGTGTATGCGagtatgattatgtgatcatgtggttgtaagtaCTTTAGCATCATAAGTACGAAATGTACATAGTGTCGTATGGTAGGTGCTAAATTAATATGTGTTTTATGCGTTAACATGATGGATTGCATGAGTCTAGAAAGATGTGGTTTTGGATATATGCTTTATGATTATTAGACTTGAtcatgaaagtcaaatgtgagttACGCTTTTGATATGATCATTATATGTGAAATCGTGTACACTAACAAGGATGTGATTGCGGTAACATGAAAGCATTAGGGATCATCTGGACGTGGACTCAAGCACGAaagactaacgggtcaagagggGACAAGGAAGCCAATGCGAAAAtggacgctcaaggtaagtgattctgtaatcacttcttagttattTATGTAAAGTTATATGCAACTTAACTAGGTATGGTAATTGAGGTCGAATaggaacaaatggtatgatattga
The sequence above is drawn from the Helianthus annuus cultivar XRQ/B chromosome 12, HanXRQr2.0-SUNRISE, whole genome shotgun sequence genome and encodes:
- the LOC110892309 gene encoding uncharacterized protein LOC110892309 — encoded protein: MSGTSGQNQIIIQKEGSSLSQFQCPILKPTNYTVWAIRIKTILEANGLWETIEPAENATVDIKKDKSAIAYLFQAIPEDVVLQVASCKTAKEIWDNLKVRHVGVDRVQKARMHTLLSEFELLQMKDDDTIDSFTAKINSIVTRATEVGTTLSQPTLVRKLLNGVLGKFTQIVASMEQYSDLETMTLEEAVGKLKTYEERLKLKKKESPVNNLEELLYAGHGQHVGNHGRGRFRPSRGRGRGNYQHRGEGHTSYESEGTDKPQSDDSKQETPTMRDKSKITCYRSEKLGHYAYECPTKKTKESETLLVEIEEDDDEPALLMCLDAEEK